A single genomic interval of Lacrimispora sphenoides JCM 1415 harbors:
- a CDS encoding tyrosine-protein phosphatase — protein MKRRRCVSIGLFIAVFLSGAKPVYTMAFENASAIQESQNQLSVKVSKVHEKYGNVYIGIKNPDFLKLFQYGDIVDVTIGGQFLEVPVCSSYSDVDSKKVVIVASSAEDKANEDIILAINLGSFADTYGTAANDNVTITLSKKGGYLDEYEIRQLKRTNNRDDYSSDEVFANFREVTYGRIAPGRLYRSSNPINPEIGRNQYAMRLTEAAGVKVIFNLSETAEEVTAHLGADTNGSLAYYKGLNDIGNVYALGMGLDSQSEDFKQKLAVVLREMGEKKGPYLIHCVEGKDRTGFVAALLEALMDAKYWEIKDDYMDSFVNFFNVPVAPGQYDRIGNNNILESMRQMAGIPKGSSLKGVDLSKAAESYIKSIGLTDDEIVKLRVNLSN, from the coding sequence ATGAAAAGGAGAAGATGTGTTTCGATTGGCTTATTTATTGCTGTATTCTTAAGTGGTGCTAAGCCTGTTTACACCATGGCTTTTGAAAATGCAAGTGCAATACAAGAGTCGCAAAACCAGTTGTCCGTTAAGGTTTCAAAAGTGCATGAAAAGTACGGCAATGTTTATATTGGCATTAAAAACCCCGATTTTCTGAAATTATTCCAGTATGGGGACATTGTGGATGTGACAATTGGAGGACAGTTCTTAGAGGTTCCGGTATGTTCTTCCTATAGTGATGTGGACAGTAAGAAAGTCGTAATCGTTGCATCGTCAGCGGAGGATAAAGCGAATGAGGATATCATATTGGCAATAAATCTCGGCAGCTTTGCAGATACATACGGGACGGCTGCTAATGATAATGTAACGATCACCCTTTCAAAAAAGGGAGGATACTTAGATGAATACGAAATTCGTCAGCTGAAACGTACGAACAACAGAGATGACTATAGCAGTGATGAGGTATTTGCCAATTTCCGTGAAGTAACTTATGGAAGAATAGCTCCAGGTAGGCTATACAGGTCATCCAACCCGATCAATCCGGAAATTGGAAGAAATCAATATGCTATGCGGCTTACGGAGGCGGCGGGAGTTAAGGTTATATTTAATCTTTCAGAAACAGCCGAGGAGGTCACGGCTCATTTGGGAGCCGATACCAACGGCAGTCTTGCATATTACAAGGGACTGAATGATATCGGTAATGTGTACGCGCTGGGTATGGGACTTGATTCACAATCGGAAGATTTCAAACAGAAACTTGCAGTTGTTTTGCGGGAAATGGGCGAAAAGAAAGGTCCTTACCTTATCCATTGCGTAGAGGGAAAAGACAGGACCGGTTTTGTTGCCGCATTGCTTGAAGCCCTGATGGATGCGAAATATTGGGAGATTAAAGATGACTATATGGATAGTTTCGTTAATTTCTTCAATGTGCCTGTCGCACCCGGTCAATATGACCGGATTGGGAACAATAACATCTTGGAGAGCATGAGGCAGATGGCTGGTATTCCAAAGGGAAGCAGTCTAAAAGGGGTAGATTTGTCCAAAGCTGCAGAGAGTTATATCAAGTCAATAGGTTTAACAGACGATGAAATAGTAAAACTTAGAGTTAATCTTTCTAACTGA